One Rudaeicoccus suwonensis genomic window carries:
- a CDS encoding ABC transporter ATP-binding protein, giving the protein MADAVVLEGLVKTFGGSLAVDHLSLRVPAGSMFGLVGPNGAGKTTTLSMATGLLRPDHGTATILGHDVWSDPAAAKAVMGIAPDGMRLFDTLSGGELLQFVGELRSMPRVLVRERSAELIQVLGLGKAENVVVADYSAGMTKKIGLACALLHAPRLLVLDEPFESVDPVSADTILAILRRFVAGGGTVIMSSHSMEFVEVVCDRVAVVAAGRVRAAGTTAQVQGGMPLRQRFLSLVGATGMPADGGLQWLQS; this is encoded by the coding sequence GTGGCTGACGCGGTGGTGCTCGAAGGGCTGGTCAAGACGTTCGGGGGCAGTCTCGCCGTCGACCACCTCAGCCTGCGCGTTCCGGCTGGTTCGATGTTCGGTCTCGTGGGGCCGAACGGTGCCGGCAAGACCACAACGTTGAGTATGGCGACGGGTCTGCTGCGACCGGATCACGGAACCGCCACGATCCTGGGCCACGACGTGTGGAGCGACCCGGCCGCTGCCAAGGCCGTGATGGGTATCGCGCCGGACGGAATGCGACTGTTCGACACGCTCAGCGGCGGCGAACTGCTGCAGTTCGTCGGCGAGTTGCGCTCGATGCCTCGTGTTCTGGTGCGCGAGCGGTCCGCCGAGCTGATCCAGGTGCTCGGTCTAGGGAAAGCCGAAAACGTCGTTGTTGCAGACTATTCCGCGGGAATGACCAAGAAGATCGGTCTCGCCTGCGCGCTGCTGCATGCGCCTCGGCTGCTGGTGCTGGACGAGCCGTTCGAGTCGGTGGATCCGGTCTCGGCGGACACGATCCTCGCGATCCTGCGGCGCTTCGTCGCCGGAGGAGGAACGGTCATCATGTCCAGCCACTCCATGGAGTTCGTCGAAGTCGTGTGTGACCGGGTTGCGGTCGTGGCGGCGGGGCGGGTACGCGCCGCCGGCACCACCGCACAGGTGCAAGGCGGTATGCCGCTGCGGCAGCGCTTCCTCTCGCTGGTCGGAGCCACTGGCATGCCGGCGGATGGTGGGCTGCAGTGGTTGCAGTCCTGA
- the ilvC gene encoding ketol-acid reductoisomerase, with protein MAEMFYDDDADASVIQGRKVAVIGYGSQGHAHALNLRDSGVQVVVGLREGSSSREKAENEGLTVLSVADAVKQSDVVMILAPDQVQRTLYAEEIAPHLQEGNAIFFSHGFNIRYGYITPPKGVDVAMVAPKGPGHLVRREYVDGRGVPVLVAVEVDASGQAWELAKSYAKAIGGLRAGGIKTTFTEETETDLFGEQSVLCGGASQLIQYGFETLTEAGYQPEVAYFECLHELKLIVDLMVEGGIAKQRWSCSDTAEYGDYVSGPRVIDPHVKDNMRAVLKDIQDGTFAQRFIDDQDAGAPEFKAFREKGAQHPIEKTGKELRGLMSWIKDGASDADYVEGSAAR; from the coding sequence GTGGCCGAAATGTTCTATGACGACGATGCTGACGCCTCGGTGATCCAGGGTCGCAAGGTCGCCGTCATCGGCTATGGCAGCCAGGGCCACGCACACGCCCTCAACCTGCGCGACTCGGGTGTCCAGGTCGTCGTCGGTCTGCGCGAGGGTTCGTCATCGCGTGAGAAGGCGGAGAACGAGGGCCTGACCGTGCTGTCGGTCGCGGACGCGGTCAAGCAGTCCGACGTCGTGATGATCCTCGCGCCGGACCAGGTGCAGCGCACGCTGTACGCCGAGGAGATCGCGCCGCACCTGCAGGAGGGCAACGCGATCTTCTTCAGCCACGGCTTCAACATCCGCTACGGCTACATCACCCCGCCCAAGGGCGTCGACGTCGCGATGGTCGCGCCGAAGGGCCCCGGCCACCTGGTGCGTCGCGAATACGTCGACGGCAGAGGCGTTCCCGTGCTCGTGGCCGTCGAGGTCGACGCGTCGGGTCAGGCGTGGGAGCTGGCGAAGTCGTACGCCAAGGCGATCGGTGGTCTGCGTGCGGGTGGAATCAAGACCACCTTCACCGAGGAGACCGAGACCGACCTGTTCGGTGAGCAGTCCGTGCTGTGCGGTGGCGCATCGCAGTTGATCCAGTACGGCTTCGAGACGCTCACCGAGGCGGGCTACCAGCCGGAGGTCGCCTACTTCGAGTGCCTGCACGAGCTGAAGCTCATCGTCGACCTCATGGTCGAGGGCGGCATCGCCAAGCAGCGGTGGTCCTGCTCCGACACCGCCGAGTATGGCGACTATGTCTCCGGCCCCCGCGTCATCGACCCGCACGTGAAGGACAACATGCGTGCCGTGCTGAAAGACATCCAGGACGGCACCTTCGCGCAGCGCTTCATCGACGACCAGGACGCCGGAGCACCGGAGTTCAAGGCTTTCCGCGAGAAGGGCGCCCAACACCCGATCGAGAAGACCGGCAAGGAACTGCGCGGCCTCATGAGCTGGATCAAGGACGGGGCGTCGGACGCTGACTACGTGGAAGGCTCCGCAGCCCGCTGA
- a CDS encoding acyltransferase family protein, with translation MTLTARSKADRRSADAHAHHEKTARANRNHRPALDGIRALAVVVVMVFHATNSQPKGGFFAVDVFFALSGYLIAGLLIAESRAWGSIDLANFYVRRARRLLPGLVLAIVGITLICPRVLDSIAVATMKGDAISTVFYYANWHFIDTGQSYFAQFGDASPYRQMWTLAIEEQFYFVLPALMIALLAITRGNRRLIAGALCGLAVLSAIWMWLLYTPGTDPSRVYYGSDTRAQDLFLGSTLAVVVSLLPMKRLREYASRFTALGVVALVAMFVFFFGVGEYADFTYRGGFFVFVLATCALITSVEVQQNGPVARLLGYRPWSWIGKISYGLYLWHWPIFVMLTPGRTGLSGPVLFVVRFALSFAAGAASYYLVEQPIRMRGLKNVLGRSGSLITGFIILPLTAVATIVFTPSVSANPLLTAKSGSEQQTAATNASAAMRVLIVGDSVGFSIGYAFPQASYPNVSVAGDVIIGCGTAEQHLVVNGVPQPQSSSDTSCDNVFGKWAADVKANRANVVIWSLGGWDVYDHVIDGKIVKEESPQYAAYFRSRLEMGLQQLGPNVQVVIPNVPCYHYTSYVVDGQDMAPDRNDPARAAALNKILAGFAAAHPRQVHIFDVAADVCPGGKYVNSLDGVKQVRMDGVHYTVQGAALFWKWIMPTLERVTGDSATARPASAAPSTPPVSPTTSSR, from the coding sequence GTGACGCTCACGGCACGTTCGAAGGCAGACCGTCGGTCGGCGGACGCCCACGCCCACCATGAGAAGACCGCCAGGGCCAACAGGAACCACCGACCCGCTCTCGACGGAATCCGAGCGCTCGCAGTCGTTGTCGTCATGGTCTTCCACGCGACGAACAGCCAACCGAAGGGTGGCTTCTTCGCAGTCGACGTCTTCTTCGCCCTGTCGGGCTATCTCATCGCCGGTTTGCTCATCGCCGAAAGCCGCGCCTGGGGATCGATAGATCTGGCCAACTTCTACGTTCGCAGAGCGCGCCGACTTCTGCCGGGCCTCGTGCTGGCGATCGTCGGCATCACCCTCATCTGCCCCCGTGTTCTGGACAGCATCGCTGTCGCCACGATGAAGGGCGACGCGATCTCGACGGTCTTCTACTACGCCAACTGGCACTTCATCGACACCGGGCAGTCCTATTTCGCCCAGTTCGGCGATGCATCGCCGTACCGGCAGATGTGGACGCTGGCGATCGAAGAACAGTTCTACTTCGTTCTGCCAGCCCTGATGATCGCCCTTCTCGCGATCACCCGTGGCAATCGTCGGCTGATCGCGGGCGCCTTGTGCGGGCTTGCGGTGCTGTCGGCCATCTGGATGTGGCTCCTCTACACGCCGGGCACCGACCCGTCACGGGTCTACTACGGCTCGGACACGCGAGCTCAAGATCTCTTCCTCGGTTCGACTCTCGCCGTCGTGGTGAGCCTGCTGCCGATGAAACGCCTGCGCGAGTACGCCTCCCGCTTCACCGCTCTGGGCGTCGTCGCACTCGTGGCGATGTTCGTCTTCTTCTTCGGGGTCGGCGAGTATGCCGACTTCACCTATCGCGGAGGCTTCTTCGTCTTCGTGCTGGCGACCTGCGCGTTGATCACCTCGGTGGAGGTGCAACAGAACGGCCCCGTGGCACGGCTGCTCGGCTACCGCCCGTGGTCATGGATCGGGAAGATCTCCTATGGCCTTTATTTGTGGCACTGGCCGATCTTCGTGATGCTCACGCCTGGCCGCACGGGACTATCCGGCCCGGTGTTGTTCGTCGTGCGCTTCGCCCTGAGTTTTGCCGCCGGCGCTGCGTCGTACTACCTGGTCGAGCAGCCGATCCGCATGCGCGGTCTGAAGAATGTGCTCGGCCGAAGCGGCAGTCTGATCACCGGCTTCATCATCCTGCCGCTCACCGCTGTGGCCACGATCGTGTTCACGCCATCCGTCTCGGCCAACCCCTTGTTGACAGCCAAGAGCGGATCGGAGCAGCAGACCGCCGCCACGAATGCCTCTGCAGCCATGCGGGTGCTCATCGTCGGTGACTCGGTGGGATTCTCGATCGGCTACGCATTCCCGCAGGCGTCGTACCCGAACGTCTCGGTGGCGGGTGACGTGATCATCGGGTGCGGCACCGCCGAACAGCACCTCGTCGTCAACGGAGTGCCACAGCCCCAGTCCAGCAGTGACACCTCGTGCGACAACGTGTTCGGCAAGTGGGCCGCGGATGTGAAAGCCAATCGCGCCAATGTCGTCATCTGGTCTCTCGGCGGCTGGGATGTCTACGACCACGTCATCGACGGCAAGATCGTCAAGGAGGAGTCGCCGCAATACGCGGCATACTTCCGCTCTCGTTTGGAGATGGGGCTGCAGCAACTCGGACCGAATGTGCAGGTCGTGATTCCGAACGTCCCGTGTTACCACTACACGTCATACGTCGTGGACGGTCAGGACATGGCGCCGGACCGCAACGACCCGGCTCGGGCCGCAGCGCTCAACAAGATCCTGGCCGGCTTTGCCGCGGCGCATCCGCGACAGGTGCACATCTTCGACGTCGCAGCCGATGTGTGCCCCGGCGGGAAATACGTCAACTCCCTCGACGGTGTCAAACAGGTGCGCATGGACGGTGTTCACTACACCGTGCAGGGCGCCGCGTTGTTCTGGAAGTGGATCATGCCGACACTGGAGCGGGTCACCGGCGACTCGGCCACCGCTCGCCCGGCCAGTGCTGCCCCGAGCACCCCACCGGTCTCTCCCACGACGTCCTCACGCTGA
- the ilvN gene encoding acetolactate synthase small subunit — MARHTLSVLVEDKPGVLARISGLISRRGFNIDSLAVGPTEHHEVSRMTIVVDVDETALEQVTKQLNKLVEVLKIVELEAEASVQRELVLVKVRCDASTRAEVVQLTQMFRCNVVDVGLDSLVIEATGTPSKLVALLDVLEPYGVREIVQSGLVGVGRGGKSITDRGRKTA, encoded by the coding sequence ATGGCCCGTCATACGTTGTCGGTCCTCGTGGAGGACAAACCCGGTGTGCTTGCTCGCATTTCGGGGTTGATCTCACGGCGTGGCTTCAACATCGACTCGCTCGCGGTCGGCCCGACCGAGCACCACGAAGTGTCACGTATGACGATCGTGGTCGACGTCGACGAGACCGCGTTGGAGCAGGTGACCAAGCAGCTGAACAAGCTCGTCGAAGTGCTCAAGATCGTCGAGCTTGAGGCTGAGGCGTCGGTGCAGCGGGAGCTCGTGCTGGTCAAGGTCCGCTGTGACGCCTCGACGCGTGCCGAGGTGGTCCAACTGACCCAGATGTTCCGGTGCAATGTCGTTGACGTGGGCCTGGATTCGCTGGTCATCGAGGCGACGGGCACCCCGTCCAAACTCGTCGCGCTGCTGGATGTCCTCGAGCCGTACGGCGTGCGTGAGATCGTGCAGTCCGGGCTCGTCGGCGTCGGCCGCGGCGGAAAATCCATCACCGACCGCGGGCGCAAAACTGCCTGA
- a CDS encoding acetolactate synthase large subunit yields the protein MIPTPAQVAPKAAASAPEVTGAQSLVLSLESVGVEVVFGLPGGAILPAYDPLLDSVKLRHILVRHEQGAGHAAEGYASATGRVGVCMATSGPGATNLVTAIADAYMDSVPMVAITGQVSSRTIGTDAFQEADIRGITLPITKHSYLVTDAGDIATAIKEAFHIASTGRPGPVLVDITKDALVAKTRFEWPDEIGLPGYKPVTRPHHKQIRAAAALIREAKRPVFYIGGGVIRAGATEDLRDLVDLTQIPLVTTLMARGAVPDSHPLHLGMPGMHGSVAAVTALQKADLLIAIGTRFDDRVTGDLATFAPDAHVIHADIDPAEISKNRVADVPIVGDAREVVRDLATVIRTDIEAGNGGDYAAWRARTRGWTQTFPLGYSSAPDATSIAPQYVIERIGALTGPDAVYAAGVGQHQMWAAQFVHYERPNSWLNSGGLGTMGYSVPAAMGAKTGEPDRVVWAIDGDGCFQMTNQELATCVINKIPIKVAIINNSSLGMVRQWQTLFYNERYSNTDLHTAVGSRVPDFVKLAEAYGCVGLRCERPEDVDATIAKALEINDVPVVIDFVVERDAMVWPMVPAGVSNDLVTTARAMTPVWDRTDEGETALGSAGSVAEAADAVTDEIGGN from the coding sequence GTGATTCCGACCCCAGCCCAGGTCGCGCCCAAGGCCGCGGCCTCCGCACCCGAGGTGACCGGTGCGCAGAGCCTCGTCCTGTCACTGGAGTCGGTGGGCGTAGAAGTCGTCTTCGGGCTCCCGGGTGGCGCGATCCTGCCGGCATACGACCCGTTGCTGGACTCGGTGAAGCTGCGGCACATCCTGGTGCGTCACGAGCAGGGCGCCGGGCATGCGGCCGAAGGTTACGCCTCGGCAACAGGCCGGGTCGGGGTCTGTATGGCGACCAGTGGGCCGGGTGCCACCAACCTGGTGACCGCCATCGCGGACGCCTACATGGACTCCGTGCCGATGGTCGCGATCACCGGGCAGGTCAGTTCACGCACCATCGGCACCGACGCCTTCCAGGAGGCCGACATCCGCGGCATCACGCTGCCGATCACCAAGCACAGCTATCTGGTGACCGACGCCGGCGACATCGCCACCGCGATCAAGGAGGCTTTCCACATCGCCTCGACCGGCCGGCCGGGGCCGGTGCTGGTCGACATCACCAAGGACGCCTTGGTCGCCAAGACGCGGTTCGAGTGGCCCGACGAGATCGGGTTGCCGGGGTACAAGCCGGTGACCCGGCCGCATCACAAGCAGATCCGGGCGGCAGCGGCTCTGATTCGTGAGGCGAAGCGACCGGTGTTCTACATCGGCGGCGGCGTGATCCGCGCCGGAGCCACCGAGGACCTGCGCGACCTGGTCGACCTGACCCAGATTCCGCTGGTCACAACGTTGATGGCGCGCGGGGCCGTGCCGGACAGCCACCCCCTGCATCTGGGTATGCCTGGAATGCACGGGTCCGTCGCTGCGGTGACCGCGCTGCAGAAGGCCGACCTGCTCATCGCGATCGGCACGCGTTTTGACGACCGCGTCACCGGCGACTTGGCGACCTTCGCGCCCGACGCGCACGTGATCCATGCAGACATCGACCCCGCAGAGATCTCCAAGAACCGTGTCGCCGACGTGCCGATCGTGGGCGATGCACGTGAGGTCGTGCGAGACCTGGCCACCGTCATACGGACCGACATCGAGGCGGGCAACGGTGGCGACTACGCCGCCTGGCGGGCGCGGACCCGCGGCTGGACCCAGACCTTCCCGCTCGGTTACAGCTCGGCTCCGGATGCGACCTCGATTGCGCCGCAGTACGTCATCGAACGCATCGGCGCGCTCACCGGGCCGGACGCGGTGTATGCCGCAGGCGTGGGCCAGCATCAGATGTGGGCGGCGCAGTTCGTGCACTATGAGCGGCCTAACTCGTGGCTGAACTCCGGCGGCCTTGGCACCATGGGGTATTCGGTGCCGGCGGCGATGGGCGCCAAGACCGGTGAGCCCGACCGTGTGGTGTGGGCGATCGACGGCGACGGCTGCTTCCAGATGACCAACCAGGAGCTTGCGACCTGCGTCATCAACAAGATCCCGATCAAGGTCGCCATCATCAACAACTCCAGCCTCGGCATGGTGCGTCAGTGGCAGACGTTGTTCTACAACGAGCGCTACTCCAACACCGACCTGCACACCGCCGTCGGCAGCCGCGTGCCCGACTTCGTCAAGCTGGCCGAAGCCTACGGCTGCGTCGGACTGCGGTGCGAGCGGCCCGAGGATGTCGACGCCACGATCGCAAAAGCGTTGGAGATCAACGATGTTCCCGTGGTCATCGACTTCGTGGTCGAACGCGACGCCATGGTGTGGCCCATGGTTCCGGCCGGCGTCAGCAACGACCTGGTCACCACTGCCCGGGCGATGACCCCGGTGTGGGATCGCACCGACGAGGGCGAGACCGCCCTCGGATCCGCAGGCAGTGTGGCCGAGGCAGCCGATGCGGTCACCGACGAGATCGGAGGCAACTGA